The following DNA comes from Rhodopseudomonas boonkerdii.
TACGTCCCGCAAAGCCCGCGCCCTGCTGACTTATCTCGTGATGGCGCCGCGCTGCACGGCCGATCGTGTGATGTTGGCGGGCCTGTTGTGGGGCGATAACGCCGATGAACAGGCGCGGCAAAGCCTGCGGCAAGCGCTGAGCAGCCTGCGCCGAATCCAGGTAAATGGCGACGGCCTGCTGCAATCCGATGACAAGATCGTCCGGCTGGCGTGCGAACTCGTCGATGCCGATTGCCTTGATCTGCTGCAATTACCGGACGATGCGGACATCGCCGATCTGATGCGGGTCTGTTCGGCCTATCAGGGGGCGTTCGGCACCGGGCTGGAAATCGGCGAACCCGCTTTTGACGACTGGCTGCGCGAGGAGCGCCAGCGCGTCATGGATCGTGCGATCGTTCTGCACGATCGCCTCGTCAAGGCGCTGGAGCGCGACGGCCGGCATCAGGAGGCCCTGATCCAGGCGAACGCGCTGCTGGCCATCAATCCGATCCGCGAGGAAACCCATCGCCTGATCATCGGGCTCGAGGCCGTGGTGTCCGGGCGGGCGGCTGCGATGCAGCGTTTCGAGGCCTTTCGTATTCTGCTGCGCGAAGAACTCGCCGTGCGGCCGGAGCCTGCAACGTTCAAGCTGATCGACGAATTGCGGGACCTGCCGGAGACCGCGTCGGTTACAGCGGATGAGGATGCAGTGGTTGTGGCCCGTGTGGCGGGAACCGTGCCACGCACCGGCCGGCGTGGGATCGTGCTGGCTGCCGGCGGGTTGCTGACGTTGTTGATCGCGGCCGTCGTCGGTGTCGTCATATGGGGCTGGCCCGGTGACCGAAGCATCGACGACCGGCGCTATGGCCGTGTGTCGGTTTCACTCGCCCCCATCAGCGGCGGCGATCCGGGCAATCAGGAGCTGATCCGCGCGCTCACCAGCGAAGCCTCGCTGGCGTTTTCGCGTAACAACAGGGTAACACTGATCGAATTCACCCATGCACCAGCTAGACGGCCCGATTATCGTATCAGTGCGCAGTTCGTATCCGCCGCTCCGGTCGCGCGTATCGACGTTCACCTGACGGCCACCCGCAGCAACGAAACCATATGGTCGGGTTCGATTCCTGCGAACCTTGGGCCTCCAACCAAGTTCGCACGCGAACTCTACGGGTATGTAACGTCCGAAATCGTACTGCATCAGGCCAGATTGCTGGCGCGCGCCAGTTCGGTGCCAGCAAAACTCTGGCGCGGCCGCGCGGCCCAATTGCAAACCCGGCTAGGCACCGAGGATCTGACGGCCATCACGTTATACAAGGAGGTCCTCGCGGAAGACCCGACCAATGTGATCGCGCTGCTCGAACTGTCCGATTGCCTCATTCTCCGGGTGGCGCGAAACGCCAGTCCGCAGCGCGCCGAGGATATCGCTGCGATCAGCGACCTGCTGATTCGCGTGAAGCCGTTAGTGCCGAACTCGTCCGACATCGCCTTCAAGGAAGGCATGTTGAACAAGCTGCAAACCAATTTCGAGCAGGCGCTCGGCAATTTCGAGCAATCTGTCCGGCTCGACCCCGCGCATTGGAATGCTGCAGCGCAGTATGCCCATATCATGATCTTCCTCGGACGGCTGCAGGAGGGCTATCGCCTGATGCAGGAGGCCACACCCAATCTTCTGCCCGATCTGGCCGCTGCCGAGACGGCCTATATCGCCGGGGAGACCGCCCTGGTCGCGGGACACTATCCGGAAGCCGCGCAGTATCTCGGCACGGCTGTGACCGGCAATCCGACTGTGGGGCGCATTCAGGCGCTATATGCGGTGGCTCTGTTTCGGGCCAACCGGCTCGATGAAGCCCGCGCCGCAGCAATCAAGGCGCGGCAGCTCAGCCCGAACTATACGCCGGAGGTCATGAAGCTGCGCGGTGGCCGCACGGCGGATCCACGTTACCAGGAGGCGAAAGACCAGATGGTCGAGGCGTTCCGGGCGGTGCGGGCGCTTGAATGAGGTGATTTGCAGCATTTTGTGCCGCATCACCCCGCTTTGACGCTGGTTTGACGCCCCGGCGCTTATAGCCCGCGCCATGAGCAACACCAGAATCTCCTTCGAACAGGCGTCGCGGTCTCTGCTGGATGCGGCAGTCGATCCGTCGCGCTGGACCGCGACCATGGATCTCCTCGGCGAATACGCCGGGGCCACGGGCGCGGTGCTGCTTCCCGTCAAGGGGCAAAGCCCGGGGACGCCGCATTCGCAATCTCTGACCGAGGCGCTCGAAGCCTATTTCCGCGATGGCTGGCACGAACGCGACGAAAGACAACGCGGTCTTCCGATGATTCCGCTGCGCGGGATTTTTGTCGACCAGGATTTTGCCAGCCCCGAAGAACTTGCGTCTTCCGACTACTATCGCGGCCTGCTTGCGCGCTATGACTGCAACTGGTCGGCTGTGGTAGGCTTTCTCGATCCGGTCGATGAATGGTGCCTTGTTTTCGAGCGCGGCGATCGCCACGGTTTTTTCGACCGCGCGGCGCAGGATGATCTCGTCAGGTTTGCCAAGCCGCTCAGCCAGGCGGCGGCCATCGCGCGCAGCCTGTCTTATGCGAGCGCTGTGGGGGCGCTCGACGCCTATCAGGCGATCGGCTGCGCCAGCTTCCTGATCGACCATGCCGGCCTTGTGGTGCGCCATAACCAGAAAGCACAGGATCTGATCGGACACGGGCTCGAATTGCATCGCCGCGAATTGCGGTCGATGTATCCGCCCGACAATGCCGAACTCGAAGCATTGATCGCTTCGCATCGGCCGGGACAAGTGGCGCAGATTCCGCAACGTGATCTCGCGTTGGTTCATCGCCGCGGCAAGCGGCCGCTGATCCTGCGCGCCATCAAGCTGGAAGGCATCGCCGCCTCAGTGTTCGCTCGGGGCGCGATCCTGTTGCTGGTCTCCGATCCCGATGCGCGCGGCGCACCGACGGCGCCAGAGACCCTGACCAGAGTGTTCGGCCTGACCGAAACCGAAGCCATGCTCGCCTTGCATCTGGAGCAGGAATTGCCGCTGTCCGACGTGGCGGCGCGGATGTCGATTTCCGTGGAAACGGCGCGGACGCATCTCAAGCGCGTTCTGATGAAAACGCAGACCCATCGCCAGCAGGAACTGCTGATGTTGTTGCGCCGCCTGGCACCGTGAGGGAGATGCCGTCGCCAGCATGATGCAGCTCAGTCACACCGCCATGAAATAGAAGCAAGCTACCCCAACTGGGGTACGACCACCGAACCCACCGCGCGCTAAGCGCAGTTCATTGGCTGTCTACTTTACGTATTACCTGGGGGATTCATGGATTCGTCGCTCCGCATTGCACTTTTGGCCTCGACCGTTCTGGCTTCGGCCATTGCCGTCACACCGGCCTCCGCGCAGACCTTTACCCAGTTCATCGGTTTCGGTGATAGTTCGATCGATAGCGGCTATTTCAAATATGTCGCGCGCGGCAACGGAGCCGAGCCACGCTTTGAGGCTGCTCGTCAGAACGGCGGCACGATCACGCCATCCGCCGGGATGATGAATTCGCAATATCTGGCGGAGGCGTTCGGGTTGACGGCCACGACGTCCAGCGCCCCTGGGGGCGGCACCAACTACGCAGTCGCCGGCGCCCGCATCGATTTGCCGAACCTCGGCGGCGGCACCAGCCCCAGCATCGTGCAGCAGATCAATACATATCTGGCGGCCAATGGCGGACAGGCCAATCCCAACGCCTTGTATCTCATCAGCGGCGGTGCCAACGATCTCACGGCCTTTGCAACGCTGTCTCAGGCCGCGTATCTGGCTGCCATTACTCCCATCGCCACGGATTATGTCAGGACCATCACCAGCCTGAGCCGTGCCGGTGCGCGTTACATCGTGGTGCCCAACTATGCATCGTCGAACGCGCGGCCGACGGCCCTGACGCAGGGAATCTGGAACGCACTGGCGAACAATGGCGTCA
Coding sequences within:
- a CDS encoding helix-turn-helix transcriptional regulator, producing the protein MSNTRISFEQASRSLLDAAVDPSRWTATMDLLGEYAGATGAVLLPVKGQSPGTPHSQSLTEALEAYFRDGWHERDERQRGLPMIPLRGIFVDQDFASPEELASSDYYRGLLARYDCNWSAVVGFLDPVDEWCLVFERGDRHGFFDRAAQDDLVRFAKPLSQAAAIARSLSYASAVGALDAYQAIGCASFLIDHAGLVVRHNQKAQDLIGHGLELHRRELRSMYPPDNAELEALIASHRPGQVAQIPQRDLALVHRRGKRPLILRAIKLEGIAASVFARGAILLLVSDPDARGAPTAPETLTRVFGLTETEAMLALHLEQELPLSDVAARMSISVETARTHLKRVLMKTQTHRQQELLMLLRRLAP
- a CDS encoding BTAD domain-containing putative transcriptional regulator, which gives rise to MDDQTSFVQEPVRGGRDTPYQARSFSLTLLGLFALLDGRSGAQIPVTSRKARALLTYLVMAPRCTADRVMLAGLLWGDNADEQARQSLRQALSSLRRIQVNGDGLLQSDDKIVRLACELVDADCLDLLQLPDDADIADLMRVCSAYQGAFGTGLEIGEPAFDDWLREERQRVMDRAIVLHDRLVKALERDGRHQEALIQANALLAINPIREETHRLIIGLEAVVSGRAAAMQRFEAFRILLREELAVRPEPATFKLIDELRDLPETASVTADEDAVVVARVAGTVPRTGRRGIVLAAGGLLTLLIAAVVGVVIWGWPGDRSIDDRRYGRVSVSLAPISGGDPGNQELIRALTSEASLAFSRNNRVTLIEFTHAPARRPDYRISAQFVSAAPVARIDVHLTATRSNETIWSGSIPANLGPPTKFARELYGYVTSEIVLHQARLLARASSVPAKLWRGRAAQLQTRLGTEDLTAITLYKEVLAEDPTNVIALLELSDCLILRVARNASPQRAEDIAAISDLLIRVKPLVPNSSDIAFKEGMLNKLQTNFEQALGNFEQSVRLDPAHWNAAAQYAHIMIFLGRLQEGYRLMQEATPNLLPDLAAAETAYIAGETALVAGHYPEAAQYLGTAVTGNPTVGRIQALYAVALFRANRLDEARAAAIKARQLSPNYTPEVMKLRGGRTADPRYQEAKDQMVEAFRAVRALE